Genomic segment of Carassius carassius chromosome 19, fCarCar2.1, whole genome shotgun sequence:
TGCATGTTTAACAGTATGTAAGCAATCATATCTAGGTTGCATTTTCGGCCTTGCTGTGAGAAAACTCTGAAAGCTGGACTACACCGAATCTACGGTTTCTGAGTCTTGTAAAGATGAacgacagaataaaaaaatattttcaggtaTGTTAATCAGCTCGCGTCCACTAAAAGAGTATAGTGCTGTATCTGCAATAATAAGAGACAACCAAAGAGTTTAAACAGATACACTGTATTGATCTCTTTTGCCTTTAATAGAGTTATAGCTAGAAGCAAACATGTCACAAATGAtaaccactcaaaaaaaaaagtgtctgcaGCAAGCTAAATATAGTGGCAAAATGCTAACCCTAACACCCAAAAGATTTCTTACTAAATGTACTAAAAATAATATTGACTCATCCTGCACTCATTTTTCTGCCCAATATAATGCTCTTTAGAATAACAAAGTCCCCCATTAATACCACAGGCAACAGCTAGGGGGGAAAAAACATGTTTGTGGATGTGAAGCAAACCTAAGTCTGCTGGCTCCTGCCCTAACAACCTGTTTCAAAAGGAAATTTCAACAACACAAAATCACTGCACTCTAAAGtgatttcatggggtctttaaagACACATTGGGATGCTTTGGAGCATGTCTATAATACCACAGTAATATAATAGCCTAGCAGTCTGCAGTTTTGTGTTATATGAAGAAAACACTTCTAGCTATGCTGCAGAAGCCTATACGCCTCCTCCTGTTGCCAGCCTGCAGTGAGATTTACTGCACAGCACCATTTATGTTCATAGCACTACATTAAGCCATACCACTGACCACCCACTGCCTGCATGTGTCATTTTTAATGAAGCTATTCAAACTGTAATTACAAAAGCAAATGAATTGGAAACAGTAAACAGACaatgcacataaaaaataaaataataaaaataaaaattctgaaacTTACCCATCCTCTTCTCCATCCACAGGTAAGCTCTTTAGCAGGCTGGCCGAGGCAGTTAAGGCATTGACTCCACCGCTCCCCTCAGGACCACGGGAGGTGATGACCTGAGAAGCAGCTTCAGCACTGACGGGCTTGGGTTGCGTGAGCAGAGCCGGGTGCTGTAAAAGGAGCTGGGCGTCTTCCTGCAGGGTGGGCATCACAGAGGACAGGGTGCTCACCGCAGGCCCGGGCTCCTTCGAGCCGTTCTGGATCAAGCTGGAGTCACTCTGAAGGTTAGGGGGCACGTTTGAGGAGGTTACGGTCGGGACGAACTGGGTGCCGTGGCCTCGACTGCTGAGCTGCGACTGCTGCTGCTCCATAGAGGGCTGAGGGGTGAGCTGCTGCCCCTGGGTCTGCTGTATGAGACTGGTGCCGGCGGGCTGCACCAGCTGGATCATCTGCGGGGCGGGTGTCTGTTGTGGCTGCAGGAGCCCTTGTGGAAGGGGTTGAGCAGCAGGCGGTGGCACACTCCCCACGGGCTGCTGCGAAGCTGCAATCAGCTGACCGTTCCCCGCTACCGGAGGGATGAGGGCAGACAGGTGGGGAAGTGTTTGTGTTGACCCAGGTGGCACAGTCTTCATTATCTGCTTGGGTTGAGGGAAGTCAGGTGGCAAGCTGCCTCCTTGGTTTAAGGGGTTAATGTGTGCCGGTGCTACCTGGGATGGTGGAGCCGGCTGCTGTGTTGGCTGGTAGCCCATCTGCAGCTGGGTCACCACAGGCAGGGCTTGAGCAGGGGGGGACTGTGCTGCCTGGGCGTATTTCAGTTTAGGCATACGAGTCGGATGCCCGATTGTGGTCTGCAATGCTCCCATGGTGGCCGACGGCTGAATGCTCGGAGCAACCGCATTAGTCTGAAGATGCGCATGAACTAAGTCTTGGGGTTGCATCTGAGACAAGTTATGAGTAGACGAATAGTTGTGCTTTTGAGCAGCGGGCTGCTGGAAGGTCAAACAGGGGCCACCTGTATCTCCGCTGCCCAGGCTTTCGGTATAATGGCTAGCCGTGCTGCTGACACTCTCTCGGTCCTGGCACGCCACACTCTCAGGCACAAACTGGCGGATGCTTTCCACTGACCGGGTGCTGGGGGGATTTTCAGAAGATGACGACGACACATTCGGGGCCTCCTTGTCGTAATATTCGGTGCAAGTCCAGCGACCCTTCTTAAAAGGCTCAGAGGTAGAGTCCAATTTGACCACTCTGAAACGTGAGCTGGTGGAGGCTGGAGTAGGCACTTGAGCCTGTTGAGGCTGAGCGTTCATCGACGGGACAGAGGGAGCAGACACTGCATGCTGGCCCATGACAGCTGGGCCCACCTGCCCTCCACCTGTTGAAGCAACACCAACGGAAACAGTGGTAGCAGCGGTGACGCCCTTGCCAATTATTCCACTAGGAATGCGTGTCAAGTTTACAATTTGGTTACTAATACTATTCAAAGCAGGGGAGTAGTTTACACTGCTACTGTTGGTGCTCTTGCCACCCACAACAGGCACACTGGCTGAATTTAACACACAAACATTATTTGTTATAGGTTTACCAGTACTAACTGTGGCACCTGAAGTCACAGAGTCACAGAGCATTCCAGTTCCTGAGGCCACAGAAGCCAAAGGCTGACCGATGACAGCAGTTGAGCCAACAGAGGAGCTCTCAACAAATCCTACCACATTTGAAGGCATTTTCTGGCCTGTGCAAACAGAACTTGAGGTCACCGCAGACGTGACAGCGGCACCCCCGGATATCCCAATCTGTGTCCCACCAGCAAGATGGGATTTTGCAGAGGAAGCAGGATTATGGTGATGATGGTGAACAGTCCCGTTAACCATAGAGCCGTGCATGTGTGCTTGGGTGAGAACGGGAGGCTGGTTGGGCGACACGGCCCCCGGGGTCTCCACCTCATGGAAGTTATTCAGCGTCTCCTCCGAGGAGCTCCTTTCCGGTCTCCCCGCATTGTTGGCCTGCGAAAGAGACACATCCATGATCTCAGAGGACGAAAGGTCTTCGGTGTGGGACTCATCCAAGTCATCACAGCTCTCAGTGTCCTCTGCAATGCTGTTGTTGGTGCTGACAGATGTCTGAGCGGGAGTAACGCTGGTGATCTGAAAGCCGCTCTTCTTCTTCATCTGAGCCACTGTGGTGGGGGGCAGAGTTTGGGGTAACAGGGTGGCCTGCACGGGGATATTCAGGCTCTGAGGAGGATTCTGGGACCCGAGTGAGGATGCAGCCGGTGTTTGAGACTGAATCAGCACCGGTGATGAATAATCATCCCCCAACATCAAGTTGTTGCTATTAAGAATGGTGCTTCCAGAAGTTGTCAACGTAGAGGAACCACCCACCGAGCTGTCCCGTTTGGGTAAACTCATGGGGTGAACCATTTTTCGGGCGCTGCCGGAGTCCCCGGATCGGTCGTGGTGATTCATGTCTAGAGGATGGTCTCCAATAAAGTTATAAACGCAGCTCAAGAGAACAAGCTCTTTGTGGGAAGCAACTTGAGGCAGCTCAAGTAATTTCCACATAAAACCAAcacttatttcaaaaactgccAGGATGATTCCACTTGAGGTGTATTTAAATGTCCACCATGAGGAGCAGGCTAACGTCGATGCTAGTTAACACTCGCTAGCGAGCTAGCTGACGCGGATTCGCTTCAGCTGTTGTTTTCAAACGTATATCCTCTTAAAACCATTCAGCACACAAGTTTAAACGTGAGGGAGTCGACACAGACAGCCGGGACGATCGATATATCCAACCTTACAACGATACAGTCTCTCCCCATCACAGTTCAAACTGCCaggcgcattttttaattgttgtatCGCAGTCACCAGAGCACGAAATCACACGAAACAAAGTGCTTCAGCCGGTGTCAGATGACAGAGAGAAACCGAGCGACTCAGCGCTGTCCTGCTTTACTCCATCCCGTAATTTCTTTTGTTTTAGTCCGGTGTTAGTCTCTCTCACACTCCGCTCTTGTTCACCAGCTGCCTCCTCCTTGTAATGTAGCCTGTGCTAGTGCTATCAGCCTGTGTGACGGGTCCCAAAAAGGGGAGGAGAGCGCGATAACATGGCGACCGCGCATGGCAGTTCACCTCCACAGCGGCCAGACATAAAGCCCAGCGAGACTGGCGAGGATTGGCGAGGATGGGCGGAGGGGGAGGGAGGTTCCTAGAGACGAAGAGTTCCGAAAACACACGAGCGCAGCCGAGGACAGCCGACTGTGTTGGCGAGGGATGTTTCTTATTATAGCGTTCGGTAACTGTGGCAGCAACACTCAGAATAACATCTTTTGTCCGCTatggttattattatttgacAAGAGAAATAAAGGGCACCGGTTTCTTGGGccaataaagctaaaaaaaattgtttatgagaaaaaagtgtattttattaatgtCGAGTTTGGAAATAAACCGTTTAAACCTATGAAAGATTTCGCAAATACCTCTAATTTAGGTTGGATGCTATTGTGTGTTTTTCGCTATACAGGGCAGCTACATCAACAAGATGTAAACAGACGCTGACAACGATGTTGTCAACATAGTCCAGAGATTTGTTCTGTTTTTACAAAGCAGCTAGTCTGAAAGAG
This window contains:
- the LOC132094942 gene encoding TSC22 domain family protein 1-like isoform X1; protein product: MWKLLELPQVASHKELVLLSCVYNFIGDHPLDMNHHDRSGDSGSARKMVHPMSLPKRDSSVGGSSTLTTSGSTILNSNNLMLGDDYSSPVLIQSQTPAASSLGSQNPPQSLNIPVQATLLPQTLPPTTVAQMKKKSGFQITSVTPAQTSVSTNNSIAEDTESCDDLDESHTEDLSSSEIMDVSLSQANNAGRPERSSSEETLNNFHEVETPGAVSPNQPPVLTQAHMHGSMVNGTVHHHHHNPASSAKSHLAGGTQIGISGGAAVTSAVTSSSVCTGQKMPSNVVGFVESSSVGSTAVIGQPLASVASGTGMLCDSVTSGATVSTGKPITNNVCVLNSASVPVVGGKSTNSSSVNYSPALNSISNQIVNLTRIPSGIIGKGVTAATTVSVGVASTGGGQVGPAVMGQHAVSAPSVPSMNAQPQQAQVPTPASTSSRFRVVKLDSTSEPFKKGRWTCTEYYDKEAPNVSSSSSENPPSTRSVESIRQFVPESVACQDRESVSSTASHYTESLGSGDTGGPCLTFQQPAAQKHNYSSTHNLSQMQPQDLVHAHLQTNAVAPSIQPSATMGALQTTIGHPTRMPKLKYAQAAQSPPAQALPVVTQLQMGYQPTQQPAPPSQVAPAHINPLNQGGSLPPDFPQPKQIMKTVPPGSTQTLPHLSALIPPVAGNGQLIAASQQPVGSVPPPAAQPLPQGLLQPQQTPAPQMIQLVQPAGTSLIQQTQGQQLTPQPSMEQQQSQLSSRGHGTQFVPTVTSSNVPPNLQSDSSLIQNGSKEPGPAVSTLSSVMPTLQEDAQLLLQHPALLTQPKPVSAEAASQVITSRGPEGSGGVNALTASASLLKSLPVDGEEDGSSGASVVAIDNKIEQAMDLVKSHLMYAVREEVEVLKEQIKELIERNSQLEQENNLLKNLASPEQLAQFQAQVQSGSPPPPSSTQTPAPPAQLTAQTSGPSA